In one Mastacembelus armatus chromosome 19, fMasArm1.2, whole genome shotgun sequence genomic region, the following are encoded:
- the tmem94 gene encoding transmembrane protein 94 isoform X5 encodes MEPQDKKQGEDAVTLGLSTGQALVRLRDQLSSLLEQHQRAAHRRASTKEQLVNCFLYHGNRHSCLHWPGAALTLLVVLGFFCCHGSQPRGSSGIELVNAAALLLLFLLNLLLVGRQERLKKSEMVRRLKGIITQLSDYLSGCVDEVRWSPSLYPDLYTPSSPSWSLHWTYRDSQLVNLPVSLLVEGDIIALRPGQEAFASLRGIKDDEHIVLEPGDLFPPFSPPPSPRSNEKRGPQDPQPHRLFRVVRTPVLDTVRNSLEMALSRPVTVLDNERFTVQSVITKLVCPVVLVAFLLVNTVRYFCDAPSLTPACFNFFQLQVMGVLPILPLLFPVMWVLVNAFGEARILAEFSRVSPAGLEMLRCVWRHLIGVLKGESQTLCYTSSLLHTLGSVTVLCCVDKQGILSWPNPSPETVLFFSGRVEPSHNSQDDLRDDLSVNSYCRMDTDDDRDEAQEAEALLCLPQESSAQRSDRLEPSETSHDTARSSDTLRASGLQHSCQPTHNRTKHHSGSNVSFSHDTEGGEDGQAQDFAMGCPEAEAEDFVCDYHLEMLSLSQDQQNPASIQFDDLSWQCHLPSLKPLGLNIMLNLCNASVTQQLCRFSDHLSNLALQESHGTVLPVYVPWGLCELSRLIGFTPGARELFKQENHLALYQLPSGEKTKEFTSRRLHYFNKRQPPISHLISLFVRDSSSNNVQMLSHGSADLILEACTDFWDGTDIYPLSGSDRKKVLDFYQRACLSGYCSAFAYKPMQVSLSSQLNGKCVELGPGPCLFSGVELPSTTPIKYNSCRNSWSSDGTKGIGEGLEREDCVQALSGQIFMGMVSSQFQARLDTVRLIDSLVTACIRFVYFSMEDELRSKVFAEKMGLETGWNCHISLTPNGDSPCDGAPSSPNHGSLHEDLNQDSRDEAEGPLLPEEEVHSDLVSFQPTDSDVPSFLEDCNRAKLPRGIHQVRPHLKNIDNVPLLVPLFTDCTPDTMCEMMKIMQENREVTCCLGSSANFRNSRLFLQSDLSIALEPLYPSQCSWETFGYATGGGFNGNAEGLSPLRLSGQLNSLGCSVTFHQGESVSMVKLIEQARHTTYGIRKCFLFLLQCQLSLVIMQFLAYLAQLPPPMNTTDILWLSCFSCPLLSVSLLGKPPDSSVMTVATGKNLDSIPRKTAYQNEYPQSLLMKSRL; translated from the exons CAAGGGGCAG TTCTGGCATAGAGCTGGTGAATGCTGCAGCCCTCCTTCTACTGTTCCTGCTGAACCTGCTGCTGGTCGGACGTCAAGAGAGGCTGAAAAAGAGTGAGATGGTCCGACGCCTCAAGGGCATTATCACACAGCTCAGTG ACTACCTATCAGGGTGTGTGGATGAAGTACGATGGTCTCCATCACTCTACCCTGACCTGTACACACCCTCGTCCCCATCATGGTCGCTCCACTGGACCTATCGTGACTCTCAGCTGGTTAATCTGCCTGTCAGTCTGCTGGTGGAAGGAGACATCATCGCCCTGAGACCTGGCCAAGAGGCATTTGCATCACTCAGAGGCATTAAG gACGATGAGCACATTGTGTTGGAGCCAGGAGATTTATTCCCCCCAttctcccctcctccttctccacgGTCCAATGAGAAGAGAGGTCCTCAGGACCCCCAGCCACACCGCCTCTTCAGAGTGGTCCGGACTCCAGTACTGGACACAGTCAG gaACAGTTTGGAGATGGCGCTGTCTCGACCAGTCACAGTATTAGATAATGAGAGGTTCACAGTGCAATCAGTCATCACCAAGCTAGTGTGTCCTGTTGTGTTG GTGGCGTTCCTGTTAGTGAACACTGTCCGTTATTTTTGTGATGCCCCCAGCCTCACCCCTGCCTGCTTCAATTTCTTTCAACTTCAG GTGATGGGTGTTCTACCCATCTTGCCCTTGCTCTTCCCTGTCATGTGGGTGCTGGTGAATGCTTTTGGAGAGGCCAGGATCCTTGCAGAGTTCAGCCGTGTGTCACCAGCTGGTCTG GAAATGCTGCGTTGTGTATGGAGGCACCTGATTGGCGTCTTAAAGGGAGAATCTCAGACACTCTGCTACACTTCCAGCCTTTTACACACCCTGGGATCTGTCACT GTGCTGTGTTGTGTGGACAAACAGGGCATCCTGTCGTGGCCTAACCCCAGTCCAGAGACTGTGCTGTTCTTTAGTGGACGGGTCGAACCATCTCATAACAGTCAAGATGATCTCAGAGATGACCTGTCTGTGAACTCCTACTGCCGAATGGATACAGATGATGACAGGGATGAG GCCCAGGAGGCAGAGGCTCTGCTCTGCCTACCACAAGAATCCTCCGCCCAGCGGAGTGACAGGCTCGAGCCCAGCGAGACATCACATGACACTGCTCGCTCATCTGACACACTTCGGGCTTCTGGACTTCAGCACTCCTGTCAGCCCACACACAATCGCACCAAGCACCACTCTGGATCCAACGTGAGCTTCAGCCATGACACTGAAGGAGGCGAGGACGGCCAGGCCCAG GACTTTGCTATGGGTTGTCCAGAGGCTGAGGCAGAGGACTTTGTGTGTGACTACCACCTGGAGATGCTAAGCCTGTCCCAGGACCAGCAGAACCCAGCCAGCATTCAGTTTGATGACCTTTCCTGGCAATGCCACCTGCCCTCCCTCAAGCCGCTGGGCCTCAACATCATGTTGAACCTCTGCAATGCTAGTGTCACCCAGCAGCTCTGCCGGTTCTCTGACCACTTGTCCAACCTGGCTCTTCAGGAGAGCCATGGCACTGTGCTGCCTGTCTACGTTCCCTGGGGGCTCTGTGAGCTCTCCAGGCTCATAG ggttCACTCCTGGTGCAAGGGAGCTATTTAAACAGGAGAACCACTTGGCTCTGTACCAGCTGCCATCTGGAGAGAAAACCAAGGAATTCACGTCTCGCCGCCTTCATTACTTCAATAAACGCCAGCCTCCCATCTCCCACCTAATCTCTCTGTTCGTACGAGATTCTTCCTCCA ATAATGTCCAGATGCTATCACATGGCTCTGCTGACCTAATCCTGGAGGCCTGCACTGACTTCTGGGATGGAACAGATATCTACCCGTTATCAGGCTCTGACAG AAAGAAGGTTCTGGATTTCTACCAGCGTGCCTGTCTGTCAGGTTACTGCTCAGCTTTTGCCTATAAACCCATGCAAGTATCATTGTCCAGCCAACTGAATGGGAAGTGCGTAGAGCTGGGCCCTGGTCCCTGTCTCTTCTCTGGAGTGGAGCTGCCTTCCACAACCCCCATCAAGTACAACTCCTGCAGGAACAGCTGGAGTTCAGATGGTACAA AGGGTATAGGTGAGGGGTTGGAACGTGAGGACTGTGTTCAGGCCTTGAGTGGGCAGATCTTCATGGGAATGGTGTCATCTCAGTTCCAGGCGAGGCTGGACACAGTCCGGCTCATCGATTCTCTGGTCACTGCTTGCATCCGCTTTGTTTACTTTTCTATGGAGGATGAGCTCCGCAGCAAG GTTTTTGCAGAGAAGATGGGTTTAGAGACAGGCTGGAACTGTCACATCTCTCTGACTCCGAATGGAGACAGTCCCTGTGATGGAGCACCCTCCAGCCCCAATCATGGCTCCCTGCATGAAGATCTGAACCAAG ATTCTCGGGATGAAGCAGAAGGGCCACTGCTGCCAGAGGAGGAAGTCCACTCTGATTTAGTCAGTTTCCAACCGACAGACAGCGATGTGCCCAGCTTCCTGGAGGACTGCAACAGG GCCAAGCTACCTCGTGGTATTCACCAGGTTCGTCCTCATTTGAAGAACATTGATAATGTGCCTCTTTTGGTGCCACTCTTCACTGACTGCACCCCTGATA CAATGTGTGAGATGATGAAGATCATGCAGGAAAACAGGGAGGTGACATGCTGTCTAGGAAGCTCTGCCAATTTCCGCAACAGCCGCCTGTTCCTTCAGAGTGACCTCAG CATCGCTCTGGAGCCTCTATATCCATCTCAGTGTTCATGGGAAACGTTTGGATATGCCACTGGAGGAGGATTTAATGGAAACGCTGAAGGTCTGTCCCCATTGAGGCTTTCTGGACAGCTCAACAGTCTGGGTTGTTCTGTCACCTTCCACCAAGGCGAGAGTGTCAGCATGGTCAAGCTCATAGAGCAG GCACGACACACAACATATGGCATCCGCAAGTGCTTCCTTTTCCTGCTTCAGTGCCAACTTAGTCTAGTCATCATGCAG TTCTTGGCCTATCTGGCTCAACTTCCTCCTCCAATGAACACTACTGACATCCTGTGGTTGTCCTGTTTCAGCTGCCCTCTACTAag CGTGTCACTTCTGGGGAAGCCACCAGACAGTTCGGTCATGACAGTTGCCACAGGGAAGAACCTAGATTCCATACCAAGAAAG
- the tmem94 gene encoding transmembrane protein 94 isoform X6 — protein MEPQDKKQGEDAVTLGLSTGQALVRLRDQLSSLLEQHQRAAHRRASTKEQLVNCFLYHGNRHSCLHWPGAALTLLVVLGFFCCHGSQPRGSSGIELVNAAALLLLFLLNLLLVGRQERLKKSEMVRRLKGIITQLSDYLSGCVDEVRWSPSLYPDLYTPSSPSWSLHWTYRDSQLVNLPVSLLVEGDIIALRPGQEAFASLRGIKDDEHIVLEPGDLFPPFSPPPSPRSNEKRGPQDPQPHRLFRVVRTPVLDTVRNSLEMALSRPVTVLDNERFTVQSVITKLVCPVVLVAFLLVNTVRYFCDAPSLTPACFNFFQLQVMGVLPILPLLFPVMWVLVNAFGEARILAEFSRVSPAGLEMLRCVWRHLIGVLKGESQTLCYTSSLLHTLGSVTVLCCVDKQGILSWPNPSPETVLFFSGRVEPSHNSQDDLRDDLSVNSYCRMDTDDDRDEAQEAEALLCLPQESSAQRSDRLEPSETSHDTARSSDTLRASGLQHSCQPTHNRTKHHSGSNVSFSHDTEGGEDGQAQDFAMGCPEAEAEDFVCDYHLEMLSLSQDQQNPASIQFDDLSWQCHLPSLKPLGLNIMLNLCNASVTQQLCRFSDHLSNLALQESHGTVLPVYVPWGLCELSRLIGFTPGARELFKQENHLALYQLPSGEKTKEFTSRRLHYFNKRQPPISHLISLFVRDSSSNNVQMLSHGSADLILEACTDFWDGTDIYPLSGSDRKKVLDFYQRACLSGYCSAFAYKPMQVSLSSQLNGKCVELGPGPCLFSGVELPSTTPIKYNSCRNSWSSDGTKGIGEGLEREDCVQALSGQIFMGMVSSQFQARLDTVRLIDSLVTACIRFVYFSMEDELRSKVFAEKMGLETGWNCHISLTPNGDSPCDGAPSSPNHGSLHEDLNQDSRDEAEGPLLPEEEVHSDLVSFQPTDSDVPSFLEDCNRAKLPRGIHQVRPHLKNIDNVPLLVPLFTDCTPDTMCEMMKIMQENREVTCCLGSSANFRNSRLFLQSDLSIALEPLYPSQCSWETFGYATGGGFNGNAEGLSPLRLSGQLNSLGCSVTFHQGESVSMVKLIEQVRQTCPHILSKSEKGVIFIHLFVFGCICSRHDTQHMASASASFSCFSANLV, from the exons CAAGGGGCAG TTCTGGCATAGAGCTGGTGAATGCTGCAGCCCTCCTTCTACTGTTCCTGCTGAACCTGCTGCTGGTCGGACGTCAAGAGAGGCTGAAAAAGAGTGAGATGGTCCGACGCCTCAAGGGCATTATCACACAGCTCAGTG ACTACCTATCAGGGTGTGTGGATGAAGTACGATGGTCTCCATCACTCTACCCTGACCTGTACACACCCTCGTCCCCATCATGGTCGCTCCACTGGACCTATCGTGACTCTCAGCTGGTTAATCTGCCTGTCAGTCTGCTGGTGGAAGGAGACATCATCGCCCTGAGACCTGGCCAAGAGGCATTTGCATCACTCAGAGGCATTAAG gACGATGAGCACATTGTGTTGGAGCCAGGAGATTTATTCCCCCCAttctcccctcctccttctccacgGTCCAATGAGAAGAGAGGTCCTCAGGACCCCCAGCCACACCGCCTCTTCAGAGTGGTCCGGACTCCAGTACTGGACACAGTCAG gaACAGTTTGGAGATGGCGCTGTCTCGACCAGTCACAGTATTAGATAATGAGAGGTTCACAGTGCAATCAGTCATCACCAAGCTAGTGTGTCCTGTTGTGTTG GTGGCGTTCCTGTTAGTGAACACTGTCCGTTATTTTTGTGATGCCCCCAGCCTCACCCCTGCCTGCTTCAATTTCTTTCAACTTCAG GTGATGGGTGTTCTACCCATCTTGCCCTTGCTCTTCCCTGTCATGTGGGTGCTGGTGAATGCTTTTGGAGAGGCCAGGATCCTTGCAGAGTTCAGCCGTGTGTCACCAGCTGGTCTG GAAATGCTGCGTTGTGTATGGAGGCACCTGATTGGCGTCTTAAAGGGAGAATCTCAGACACTCTGCTACACTTCCAGCCTTTTACACACCCTGGGATCTGTCACT GTGCTGTGTTGTGTGGACAAACAGGGCATCCTGTCGTGGCCTAACCCCAGTCCAGAGACTGTGCTGTTCTTTAGTGGACGGGTCGAACCATCTCATAACAGTCAAGATGATCTCAGAGATGACCTGTCTGTGAACTCCTACTGCCGAATGGATACAGATGATGACAGGGATGAG GCCCAGGAGGCAGAGGCTCTGCTCTGCCTACCACAAGAATCCTCCGCCCAGCGGAGTGACAGGCTCGAGCCCAGCGAGACATCACATGACACTGCTCGCTCATCTGACACACTTCGGGCTTCTGGACTTCAGCACTCCTGTCAGCCCACACACAATCGCACCAAGCACCACTCTGGATCCAACGTGAGCTTCAGCCATGACACTGAAGGAGGCGAGGACGGCCAGGCCCAG GACTTTGCTATGGGTTGTCCAGAGGCTGAGGCAGAGGACTTTGTGTGTGACTACCACCTGGAGATGCTAAGCCTGTCCCAGGACCAGCAGAACCCAGCCAGCATTCAGTTTGATGACCTTTCCTGGCAATGCCACCTGCCCTCCCTCAAGCCGCTGGGCCTCAACATCATGTTGAACCTCTGCAATGCTAGTGTCACCCAGCAGCTCTGCCGGTTCTCTGACCACTTGTCCAACCTGGCTCTTCAGGAGAGCCATGGCACTGTGCTGCCTGTCTACGTTCCCTGGGGGCTCTGTGAGCTCTCCAGGCTCATAG ggttCACTCCTGGTGCAAGGGAGCTATTTAAACAGGAGAACCACTTGGCTCTGTACCAGCTGCCATCTGGAGAGAAAACCAAGGAATTCACGTCTCGCCGCCTTCATTACTTCAATAAACGCCAGCCTCCCATCTCCCACCTAATCTCTCTGTTCGTACGAGATTCTTCCTCCA ATAATGTCCAGATGCTATCACATGGCTCTGCTGACCTAATCCTGGAGGCCTGCACTGACTTCTGGGATGGAACAGATATCTACCCGTTATCAGGCTCTGACAG AAAGAAGGTTCTGGATTTCTACCAGCGTGCCTGTCTGTCAGGTTACTGCTCAGCTTTTGCCTATAAACCCATGCAAGTATCATTGTCCAGCCAACTGAATGGGAAGTGCGTAGAGCTGGGCCCTGGTCCCTGTCTCTTCTCTGGAGTGGAGCTGCCTTCCACAACCCCCATCAAGTACAACTCCTGCAGGAACAGCTGGAGTTCAGATGGTACAA AGGGTATAGGTGAGGGGTTGGAACGTGAGGACTGTGTTCAGGCCTTGAGTGGGCAGATCTTCATGGGAATGGTGTCATCTCAGTTCCAGGCGAGGCTGGACACAGTCCGGCTCATCGATTCTCTGGTCACTGCTTGCATCCGCTTTGTTTACTTTTCTATGGAGGATGAGCTCCGCAGCAAG GTTTTTGCAGAGAAGATGGGTTTAGAGACAGGCTGGAACTGTCACATCTCTCTGACTCCGAATGGAGACAGTCCCTGTGATGGAGCACCCTCCAGCCCCAATCATGGCTCCCTGCATGAAGATCTGAACCAAG ATTCTCGGGATGAAGCAGAAGGGCCACTGCTGCCAGAGGAGGAAGTCCACTCTGATTTAGTCAGTTTCCAACCGACAGACAGCGATGTGCCCAGCTTCCTGGAGGACTGCAACAGG GCCAAGCTACCTCGTGGTATTCACCAGGTTCGTCCTCATTTGAAGAACATTGATAATGTGCCTCTTTTGGTGCCACTCTTCACTGACTGCACCCCTGATA CAATGTGTGAGATGATGAAGATCATGCAGGAAAACAGGGAGGTGACATGCTGTCTAGGAAGCTCTGCCAATTTCCGCAACAGCCGCCTGTTCCTTCAGAGTGACCTCAG CATCGCTCTGGAGCCTCTATATCCATCTCAGTGTTCATGGGAAACGTTTGGATATGCCACTGGAGGAGGATTTAATGGAAACGCTGAAGGTCTGTCCCCATTGAGGCTTTCTGGACAGCTCAACAGTCTGGGTTGTTCTGTCACCTTCCACCAAGGCGAGAGTGTCAGCATGGTCAAGCTCATAGAGCAGGTTAGGCAAACATGTCCTCACATATTAAGCAAGTCAGAGAAAGgtgttatatttattcatttatttgtctttggATGCATTTGTTCCAGGCACGACACACAACATATGGCATCCGCAAGTGCTTCCTTTTCCTGCTTCAGTGCCAACTTAGTCTAG